TTTTCTATCGATTCATTGACCGGGGTGCTTTCTCCGGTGGACGCCACGCTGGTGGGAAACGGAGCTCTCTCGATCACCCTGCACCCCGCCGGAGCGTTTCTATACGCGGTCAGCGACTCTGCCGGAGACGTGGCACTGTTGTCGGTCGACGTAGGCGGCAACCTAGCGGTCCCTGATCCCTCGACAGTCACGCTTGGACCTGGCGGAGCCAGCATCATCGTGACGCCCGGCGGTGCACACGCATACGCGATCAATCGGGTCGACAACACCGTTCAAGATTACTCGGTCGCTGTTGATGGAACGCTGACCGCGATCAGCACGTCGCCGCTCGACACGGGAACCGCACCCTCAAGCCTGATTGTTGATCCGCTCGCAGAGCGGCTGTACGTGACGAATGCAGGATCAGCCGACGTGTCGGTGTTCTTAATTGACGGGGCGACCGGCGCGTTGACCAAGGGCAGCACGACTCGTGCACAACGCGGCCCGCAGTCCTTGGCCTTCGTCACGCGCGGCGTGGCCGCCTCTGCCAAGGCAAAATACGCTTTCATCTTGAACCAGGGCGCCTCGACGATCTCCTCGTACGACGTCAACGCCGTGTCCGGCGTGTTGAGCCCGAACGGAGCGCAGTTGCTGACCGGCGGGCTGGGCATTCCCCGCGCGACGGCCGTGGATCCGTTTGCGCGGTTCGTGTACGTCGCGCACGCGTCCAACGAAATCTCCGCGTATCGGATCAACGCGGCGAACGGAAGTCTGCCGTCCGTCGATACCGTTACAGCGGGGGTGGATCCAAGTGTGACGGTCAGCGTCGACCCTACGGCCGTCACCATCGAGCCGTCGGGCCGATTCGCCTACGCCGCGGGCAGCAGCCTCGCCGGATCAACCGGCTGGCAAGTGGTCGTCCTGACGATCGATCAGTCAACCGGAGAGCTGACCGAGGTCACCGGGGCCGGGCTCGACATTGGAACGTTGCCGGTGTCCATGACCGCCGACCCCACCGGGCGGTTCCTCTACACCGTGGACTCCGGGTCGGACTCCGTTTCGGCGTTCACCATCGACCCGGCCACCGGCCTGTTGACCAGCGTGGGCGCGGCGCTGTCGGTCGCCGACGATCCGCGCAGCGTGGCCGTGGATGCCTCGGGCCGATTCGCCTACGTGGTCAGCGCGGGCTCCACTCCCAACCAGATTCAGGGGTTTGCGATCGACGCCGACACCGGCGCGTTGACTTCGCTCATGAGCCCCCTGGCAACCGGCACCAACCCGCAGGCGGTTGCCGCGGACCCCACCGGCCGATTCGTATACGTGGCCAACGCAAACGCCAACACGATCACGCCCTACGCCATCGACATCGAAGAGGTCATCGACGCCAGGATGGGAGAACTCACCGCGGGCAACGTGTCCACCCCGACTGGGACGAGCCCCACCGCGCTGGCGGTTGAGCCTGGAGGGAAGTTCATCTACGTAACTAACCAAGCGTCCAACTCGCTCGCCACGTATTCGATCAGTCAGACCACCGGCAATCTGACTCGCGTCAGCAGTGCCTCGATCCCGTCTGGCACCCTGACCACCCCGATCGCGATCGGGCTCACCTTGTTCATCGAGTAACGAGCCTCCCCGACCGGGAAGGCTTAGACCTGAAACTGGGCTTCGTACAGCGCGGTGTAAAGGCCGCCGCGACGCAGCAGGTCATCGTGCGTGCCGGTCTCGACGATCCGGCCGTGATCCATGATTATGAGGCGGTCCACGGACCGCAGCGTGGACAGACGGTGGGCGATGATCAACGTGGTGCGGCCCGCGATCAGCCGCTCGAGCGCCTCTTGGATCTGCACCTCGGTCTCGCTGTCGATGTTCGAGGTGGCCTCGTCCAACACCACGATCGGCGGATCTTTGAGGAGGGCCCGCGCAATGGCGAGGCGTTGTTTCTGGCCGCCCGACAGCTTGACCCCCCGCTCGCCCACCAGTGTGTCGTACCCCTCGGGCAACGCGGCGACGAATTCGTGCGCACGGGCCGCGCGCACCGCGTTGTCCAGGTCCGCGTCGGACGCGTCCGGCCGCCCGAACAAGAGATTCTCGCGCACGGTGCCGTTGAAGAGCACCGGGTCCTGCGGCACGAGCCCGATCTGATCGCGCAGGCTCCGCAGCGTGAGCCCGCGGATGTCGCGCCCGTCGATTTCGATGCGGCCTGATCCCGCGTCGTAGAACCGCAGCAGCAACTTCACCACCGTGCTCTTCCCGGCCCCGCTGGGCCCGACCAGCGCGACTTTCTCGCCCGACGCAATGCCCACATCAAGGTCGTGGATCACCTCCACATCGGACCGATACCCGAACGACACCTGTTCGAAGCGCACCTCACCGCGGCCACGCGGCAACATCACGGCCTCCGAGGCCTCCACCACCTCGGGCTTGGCATCGAGGATCTCGAACACGCGCTCGCCCGAGGCCAACGCGTGCTGGAGCATGTGGTTGACGGAATGGATCTGGTTGATCGGCACGTAGAACATCGCCAGGTACGACAGAAATGCCACCAGCTCACCCAGCGTCATCCGACCGGCCACCACCTCGCGTGAACCCACGCCGAGGATGAGCAGCGTGCCCACCGATCCGAGGAACACCATCGAGGGCGAATACACCGACCACACCCGAGCGACCCGCAACTGCTCGCGGCAATACGCCCGATTGTGCGCATCGAAACGCGCGGCCGCGTAAGCCTCGCGATTGAACGCGAAGATTTCGCGGATGCCGGAGAGGTGATCCTGAAGCACCGCGTTCAAGCGACCCGATTCCTGCCGGATCGCGCGGTAGAGCGCGTGCACCCGTCGCGTAAAGACCGACGCCCCGAGTACGAGGAAGGGGATGGGGATCAATGCCAGCAACGCGAGCTGCCAGTGCATCGCGAACAACATGACCGCGATCCCGACCAACGCGAGACCCGCCATCACCAGCGACTCCACGCCGTCGATGAAGATCCGTTCGAGGTTGGTGACGTCGCTCGTGACGCGTGAGACCAACTCGCCGCTCGCGCGCTGGTCGTAGTACCGGACCGACAACACCTGCAACTTGTCGTACACCGCTTTGCGGAGATCGTAGATCACACGCTGCTCGAGCACGTTGTTGAGGCGGACGCGCGCGCCGGTCAACACATTGCGTCCCAGGTAGGCCAGCGTCAACGCCGCCATCAGCCACGGCAGCGGCTCCAGGTCCGCCGGACGGACCACCGTGTCGATGATCAGTTTGATGATCCACGGCGGAACCAGGTCGACCAGAGTCGCGAGGACCGCGCACGCCAGCGCGGCGAGCGCGAGCGTCCGGTAGGGCGCCAGATACCTCAGGACGCGCAGGAGTAACCGCATACGCGGGTTATACCACGCACCGAGGCCTCACGGAAACGTGCTTAGCGAAGTGCGCGCCATAATGGGCCGCAGGCTTCTTTCCACGTGGCGCGGCAACGTGCTTAGCGCCGGGGGGCGCTGCCAACGAGCCGAAGGGCCTCCCTGCACATCGCGCAGCAACGTGCTTCGCGAAGTTCACGCCGCACAGTCTGGTGTGGTATCCTGCGGCGTGCCCGAACCCTCCGTCACCACCGACGGGCCTACCCGGCGACGCCTTGCCGCCGTGGGATTCGCGCTAGGGCCCGTCGCCGCCCTGGCGGTCTGGGTCTTCCCACTCCCCGTGGTTCCGCAGGCGCACGCCCTGGCCGGCCTCCTCGCGTGGGTGGTGATCTATTGGATCACCGAACCGATCCCGATCCCCGCCACGGCGCTGCTCGCTCCGGTCGCGGCCGTGGCGCTCGGCGTGGGCAGCGCCAAAGACGTCTTCGCGCCGTTCGCGCACCCGGTCATCTTCCTGTTCATCGGCAGTTTTCTGATCGCCGAAGCCATGATCGTGCACGGCCTCGACCGTCGCATCGCCTACTGGGTCCTCACACGACCCGTCATCGGCGAAAGCCCGGCCCGGATTCTATTCGCGGTGGGCCTATTGGCCGCCGGGATGTCGCTGTGGGTCAGCAACACGGCCACGACCGCGATGATGTTGCCGATCGCGACGGGTATGCTGGGCGCGCTGGCGGGTGCGCGCCGCAACGCCCAGGAGGCGTCCCCCTCGCCCGCGGCGTGGCGCTACAGCACCGCACTGATGTTGATGGTGGCCTACGCCGCGTCCATCGGCGGTCTGGGGACGGTGATCGGCACCCCGCCGAATCTGATCGGCAAGGGGTTGATCGCGGACCGACTCGGGGTGGACATCGGGTTCGTTCAGTGGATGCAATTCGGCATCCCGATCGTCATCGTGACGTTCGCCGCATTGTTGGTCCTGCTCTACGCGCTGCACCCGCCGGACCTGGGATCCTTGACCGGGGTGGCCGCGTTCCTCGCCCGCCAGCGGGCCGCGCTCGGGGCCATGGGGCGCGGCGAACGCAACGCGGCCGTCGCGTTCGGCACGGCCGTCATCCTGTGGCTGGCGCCCGCCGGCCTCGTCTTGATATGGGGTGCGGACTCCGGGGTTGCCAACTGGTACGACCGCCACATCCCGGAAGCCGTGGTCGCGCTGATCGGCGCAGGCCTGTTGTTCGTATTGCCCGTTGATTGGCCCACCCGTCGGTTCACCCTCTCGTGGGAGGAAGCCGAGCGGATCGACTGGGGCACGATCCTGCTGTTTGGAAGCGGCCTGGCCTTGGGAGAGCTGATGTTCCAGACCGGTCTGTCCGAGGCGATCGGCCGCGGCGCGGCGCAGGCGTTGGGAGCCGACAGCCTGTGGACGCTCACCGCGTTTGCGATCGCCCTGGGCATCGTATTGAGCGAGCTCACGTCCAATACCGCGTCCGCCACCATGGTGATCCCGGTGGTCATCGCCATTGCCCAGGGCGCGGGCGTGAGCGCCCTTCCGCCCGCCTTGGGCGCGTGTCTGGGAGCGAGTTTCGGGTTCATGCTGCCGATCTCCACCCCGCCCAACGCCATCGTGTACGGATCCGGGCTGATTCCGATCCAGCGGATGATCCGCGCAGGGGTGTTGCTCGACCTCGTCGGCTTCGCGGTGATCTGGGCGGGGTTACGAGTCCTGTGCCCGCTGTTGGGTTTGCTCTGATTCTTAGAACTTGAGGATCTGGCCGACCGCCAACCCCTCGCGTCGGGCTGCGCCGCCCGCGATTTCCAGCACGTACCGGGCCGGAACGTCGAACTGATAGATCGGGCACGGATCGGCTTTGCACGGCGGTGTGTCGGGCAGAATCGCCACCACCCGCTTGGATTCGTCGAGCCAGATGAGGTCGAGCGGAATCAGGCAGTTTTTCATCCAGAACGCGTACCGTCCCGAGGTGTCAAAAACAAACAGCATGCCGGTTCGAGGGGGAAGGGTTGCACGGAACATCAGGCCCCGCTCGCGTGCCTCCGGCGTCCGAGGAATCTCCACGGAGTAGACCACTCCGCTCGGGAAGGTGACCGTGCCGCGGTCGGACAGCGTGGCTCCGGCTCCTGCGCCGGAGGACCCCGCCACGTGCAAGAACGCGAGCAACACCGACCCGGCAGCGACTCGCGTGAAACGTCCTTTCGTCATGGCGAATCTATGCTAGCAGAACCCCCCGCGAGCCCACAACGTCACCGCCTGACATAAGATTCGGCGCTGTGGTATGATTCGGGCATCTGTAGGTCTACGGGAGGATGAATATGCCGACATTAACGCCGACATTAACTATGACCGCCACCGCGCGCGAGCAGATTCTCGCTGCCATGAACATGCCGGGACGCACTGCACACGGTCTGCGCTTGACCGTGAAATACCCCGGGACCCGCAACCAGACCTACGGATTGAGTCTGGTGGAAAAATCCACTCCCGACGTCAACGACGTCATCGTGGAACTCGACGGCATCAAGGTGTTTTTGGAAAAGCAGAACGCTACGTTCGTGGACGGCGCCACCATCGACTACCTCACGGGTCCCAGCGGCAGCGGGTTCAAGATCGAAAGCCCGTATCAACCGCCGACGGCCCAGATGCCGACCGAACCGCCGACCGGTCCCCTGGCTGACGCCGTTCAAAAGGTGATTCGCGAGCAGATCAATCCCGCGGTCGCTGGACACGGCGGATACGTCTCCCTGGTGGATGTGAAGGACGAGATCGCCTACGTTCGATTGGGCGGCGGGTGCCAAGGATGCGGGATGGCCGACGTCACGCTCAAGCAGGGCGTCTCCGTGATGATCAAGAAGGCGGTGCCCGAGGTCAAAGATGTCTTGGACATCACCGACCACGCGAACGGCACCAATCCATATTATCAGCCCAGCAGCAAGTAGCCTGATCCCCCGATAACGCGGCGCCTGCTGCGTTGTCGCGTCGGTTCGCGTGCTCACGTACGACCCAGTACGCTCCGCGCGCAACCTTCGCTCCGCCTTGCGACCCACCTTCGAGGAGACATTGTCGGAAGTCCCCGAAGGGGGCATTCGCCGCGTTCTCGGCGGCCAGGCTGGCAACCACCACGTAATGAGCCGTGATCCACTTCCTGTGAAGAAACGACTCCTGCTCTTGATGCCCGCGACCACGTACCGTGCCGCGGACTTCCTCGCCGCGGCCCACCGACTCGGGGCGGACGTGGTGGTGGGGTCCAACCTCCCGCAGATCCTCGAGGCGTTCTCCGAGGGCGGAACGATCACGCTCGACTTCGACGACCCCGCGGCCGCGGTCGAACAGATCCGTCCCCTTCCTCCGTTCGACGCGATCATCGGGGTGGACGAGGAGAGCGTGTCGCTCGCGGCCATGCTCTCCGCCGCGCTCAAACTCCCGCACAATCCGGTCGAGGCCGTGGCCGCAACCCGCAACAAGGCGGTCGCGCGACGCATCTTCCGAGAAGCGGGCCTGCCAGCCCCGCGCTTCGAAGTCATCGGGGTGGAGGAGGACCCTGAGCCGGCGGCCACACGCGTCGGGTATCCGTGTGTGGTCAAGCCGCTGATCCTTGCAGCCAGTCAGGGCGTGATCCGGGCCGACGACGCGGCGTCGCTACGCGCCGCGGTGACGCGCGTGTCCGCCATTCTGGCCGCGCCCGCGGTCCGGAAGCACGGTCCGGCCTCGCGGCAACTCCTGGTCGAAGCGTTCATTCCCGGCCGGGAGGTCGCGCTCGAAGGACTGTTGCGACACGGGCGCTTGGACGTGTTGGCGCTGTTCGACAAACCCGATCCCCTGGACGGCCCGTTCTTCGAGGAAACCCTGTACGTCACGCCCTCGCGCCTGCCCCGGCCGATCCAAGACACGATCGCCGACTGCGCCGAGCGAGCCGCACGGGCGTTGGGCCTGCGCGACGGCCCGATCCACGCCGAGTTGCGGGTCAACCAGCAAGGTCCGTGGCTGCTCGAAGTGGCGGCTCGATCGATCGGCGGCCTGTGTTCGCGCGCCTTGCGATTCGGAACCGGCCTCACGCTGGAAGAGATCATCATCGGACACGCGCTGGGGATGAAGATCCCGTCGCTGGAACGCGAGCGCCGCGCCGCCGGCGTGATGATGATTCCGATTCCGAACGCGGGGAAGCTCGTCGCTGTACGGGGCCGCGAGGCGGCCCGCGGCCTGCCGGGCATCGAGGAGGTCACCATCCTGATGCGTCGCGGCCAGCGGGTCGTCCCGCTGCCCGAGGGCAGCCGCTATCTGGGGTTCATCGTCGCACGAGGCGAAACGCCCGAACAGGTCGAAGCCGCGCTGCGCCAGGCCCACAAGTGCCTGGCGATCGACATCAACCCGTAGCGGTCACGCTAGGCTTGTCTGTAGATGTAAACGCCCATCAGCACGCCGATGACGCTCAGCAGGTTGATCTTCACCGAGGCGCCGGCCGTCACGGTGATGAGGAAGAGATCCACGGTAATGGGGTTGGTGATCCCGATGTTGAGATTTTTCAGGAACAGCGAGCTGATCGGGCCGGTGGGAGCAACCGCGCGGAGAATCTCGGCCACCACACCGCCGAACAGCCCGCCCACGATGACGAAGAAGATCAACAGCCAAGGCGTCTTGCGAAGTATTGCCATCGAGGATATCCTTTCGCGCGGTTCGCAGGACAGTAAAACCGTTAGCAGGTGCTTGTCAAGGCGGACGGGCCCGTTGATTTGGAAAGAAGGTGAATGCTACGATGTCGATTCATGTCGAGGAGCGTGACGCGATGCGTTCCGTCATCATATTGGGTTCGGGTCCGGCGGGGTTGACCGCGGCTCTCTACGCCGCCAGGGCCAATCTCCGCCCCCTGGTGGTGGAGGGTCTGCAGGCCGGCGGCCAGCTCACGATCACCACCGAGGTGGAAAACTATCCGGGCTTCCCCAAGGGAATTCTCGGCCCCCAGTTGATCCAGGAGATGCGCGCGCAGGCCGAGCGGTTTGGCGCGGAGTTCGTGCGCGGTGACGTGACCAAAGTCGACCTCCACGGCCCGCCGTTCCGGCTGTGGGTGGAGGGTGAGAGCGACCAGCAGTGCGAGGCGCTGATCATCGCCACCGGCGCCTCGGCCAAGTTGCTCGGGCTGGAGTCGGAGCGACAGTTGATGGGTCGGGGCGTGTCGGCCTGCGCCACCTGCGACGGATTCTTTTTTCGGGATCGCAAACTGATCGTGGTGGGCGGCGGCGACACCGCGATGGAGGAGGCGCTTTTTTTGACCAAGTTCGCGTCGCAGGTGACGGTGGTGCACCGGCGGGACAAGCTCCGCGCCTCCAAAGTCATGCAGGACCGCGCAAGAAAGAATCCCAAAATCGACTTCGTGTGGAACAGCGCCGTGGAAGAGATCCTGGGCGCCGAGCGGGTGGAAGGCGTGCGGCTGCGCGACACCAAGACGCAGGCCACGAGCGAACGCGCCGTGGACGGCGTCTTCGTCGCCATCGGCCACCAGCCCAATACCTCGCTGTTCGCGGGTCAACTCGCGATGAACGACGTGGGCTACATCCTGACGTCGAACGGGACCAAGACCAGCGTGCCCGGTGTGTTCGCGGCGGGCGACGTCCAGGACCCCGCCTACCGGCAGGCGGTGACCGCGGCCGGTACGGGGTGTATGGCGGCCATCGACGCCGAGCGTTATTTGGAAGCGCGTCACGGGTAAGACGAGGAGACCATGGGGAATATTAGGGATCTGAACGCGCTCCGACGGTTCGCGCCGGAGAAAATGCAGAAGGTCGGTCTGTTCGAAACGCCGCGGCTGTTCTGTGATCTCTACTGCCTGGAAGCGGGTCAGGCGCAGAAGGCCCACAGCCACGGGGATGCCGACAAAGTGTATCTGGTTCTCGACGGACAAGCCCATATCCAAGTGGGCGCGGACCGTTACGACCTGGGGCCGCAAGAGGCCGTGCTTGCTCCGGCCGGTTCGGACCATGGGGTCAGCAACCCGGGCCCTGGGCGCTTGGTGCTCTACGTCTTCGTGGCGCAGACTCCATCGACCTCGCCTGCCAAGGACAGCCACTCGCACGAACACGGACAGGGGCACCGCCACTAACAGGAGAGGATGATCGAGTCGCGGTACGATGCCGCGGCCTTTTATCGTGGGTATTAGCCAGGAGGGCTCGATGAATCGATTTGCGGAGCGGCCGCACCGCCGCGCACTGATCCTGATGACCGGCCTCGCGTTGGCCGCACTCCTCTGCACGCCCACCACGGCGGTGGTGTCCGGTGCGAACGCTGCTCGGTCCGCGCTGGAGGAGGGCAAGGCGTTCGAAGGCAAAAAGGAGTTCTCCAAAGCCGCCGAGGCGTACGAGCGGGCGATTGCGGAATCCCCCAAGGCGGCGGAGCCCCGGTACCGATTGGCGATCGCCCTCCGCGCCCTTGACCGTCGCCCCGAAGCAGTGGAAGCCCTCAACCAGGCGCTCGCGATCAAACCGACTTACGGCGAGGCGCTGGTCTTGCTGGGACAAATCCAGGAGGAACGAGAGCTCTGGACCGACGCCATCGCGGCCTACCTCAAGGCGCAGGAGGCGGGCGTCAAAACCGCCGACCTCCAAAGTCGGTTGGGCAATGCCTACCGCCACACCCGCGAGTACGACAAGGCCGTGGCGGTGTATCAGAAAGCGGCGGCGCTGGACCCGGCCAATCTCGTCATCCGGTATGAACTGGCCAACACGCTCGCGGAGATGGACCGCGGCGGCGACGCCCTGGCCGAATACGACAAGATCCTCGCCAAAGACCGCGACTTTTACATGGTGCATTTCCAGAAAGGGCTCGTCTACAAACGCCAAGACAAACTCGACCCCGCCGAGATGGAATTCACCGCGGTGTTGACCGCGAATCCCCAGATGGCTACGGCCTTCTTCGAACTGGGCCAGGTGTATGCGCGGATGGGGAAGACCGGCGCTGCGGCCGCGGCCTATCGCGAGGTCGCCGCGATCAACCCTTACGTGGGGAACGTGAACACACGCCTCGGCGAAATCGCCTTCGCCGACGGCAAAGTCGATTCCGCGATTGCGTACTTCAAAAAGGCGCTGGAGCGCGACACCGAGCAGTTCATGATCTACTTCCACCTCGCGAACGCCTACAAGAAACGCGGCGATCTTCGCGAAGCGGCCGACGCGTATCAACAAGTGATCAAGCTCTTTCCCGTGTTGTTCGACGCCCGATACAACCTCGGCGTCGTGTTCAGCCAGCAGAACCGGTGGGTCGACGCGGAGAAAGAGTTTCAGGAGACGCTGACCTTGAATCCGCGATTCAGCCCGGCGCACTACCAGATGGCCGCCACCCAGGTCAAACTCGGTAAACGCCAGGAGGCCAAGAAACACCTCGAGGACTATATCAAGATGGCGCCGGAGGGCGAGTACCTGGCCGACGCCAAGAAACTGTTGGCGTCGCTGTAGTCCACGCATGGCCCGCTCCAACGCGCCTCGCCTCGATCCGGGCTCGTCGCGAGCGTTTCAGAAGCGGCTGCTCGCCTGGTACCGCCGCCACGGTCGCGACCTGCCGTGGCGAGACACCACGGATCCCTACAACGTCCTGGTTTCGGAGATCATGCTGCAGCAAACGCAGGTCGAGCGGGTGATTCCCAAATACCATGAGTTTCTTTCCAAGTACCCGACCGTCGAGGACCTGGCCCGTTCACCGATCGAAGAGGTGACCAGAACCTGGTATCCGCTCGGGTACAACATTCGTCCCGTTCGCCTGCACGGCATCGCGCGCGAAGCGGTCGCGCGCTACGGCGGAACGATCCCCTCATCGGAGGAAGCGTTGCTGTCGATGAAAGGCATCGGCCGCTACACCGCCGGCGCGGTCAGAAGCTTCGCGTTCGGACTCGACGCGCCGATCTTGGACACCAACGTGGCGCGCGTCCTCGCCCGCGTGTTTCTGCCCGAGGCCGATCCGAAACGTGGGGCGGACCGGACCAGGCTCTGGACGCTCTCCGAAGCGCTGATTCCTCGCGGCAAAGGGTACGACTTCAACCAGGCGCTGATGGACTTCGGCGCAACCGTGTGCACCGCGCGGAAACCCGCGTGTCCGACCTGCACGATGCGGACGATCTGTAAAACGTACCGGCGCGAGACCCGTCGCCATGTCACCAGCCGACGACCCCGCCCCGGTTGAGATCGCCGCG
The sequence above is a segment of the Nitrospirota bacterium genome. Coding sequences within it:
- a CDS encoding A/G-specific adenine glycosylase, which translates into the protein MARSNAPRLDPGSSRAFQKRLLAWYRRHGRDLPWRDTTDPYNVLVSEIMLQQTQVERVIPKYHEFLSKYPTVEDLARSPIEEVTRTWYPLGYNIRPVRLHGIAREAVARYGGTIPSSEEALLSMKGIGRYTAGAVRSFAFGLDAPILDTNVARVLARVFLPEADPKRGADRTRLWTLSEALIPRGKGYDFNQALMDFGATVCTARKPACPTCTMRTICKTYRRETRRHVTSRRPRPG